From the genome of Elusimicrobiota bacterium, one region includes:
- a CDS encoding metallophosphoesterase has translation MCRAWLGFMAVSLGLLTRGQAWALRAPYIVAAAPGSMTVCWETAPQAESCQDFKNLSPGKEFNYSLPGLGATWTAKALPGPSQEFSFAAFGDSGTASRAQKKIAAIIKVFDPELVLHLGDIIYPKGDPRDYDPKYFDIYGETLSRIPFFPAIGNHDYGFRNGALAQQRFEEVYNRIFRRLKYYSFDAGDAHFVSLDTNKAFGNEAAAPFGPGSEQRAWLEKDLAKSKAKWKIVFMHVPAYSTVRGLGNSDSVRDALAPIFERYRVDLVLAGHVHVYERSRPINGVVYVNAGTGGAELTYSDEHAEWQEKLILRYGLALVKVKASALELSFIDEDGRIRDSVLISRERTAALKRSRESAVKVQKIMERLRNIFLPPLKPPRY, from the coding sequence ATGTGCCGCGCTTGGCTCGGCTTCATGGCCGTCTCGTTGGGGCTCCTGACCCGCGGACAGGCCTGGGCTTTAAGGGCTCCCTATATCGTCGCTGCGGCCCCGGGCTCCATGACGGTTTGCTGGGAGACCGCCCCCCAGGCCGAGTCCTGCCAAGACTTCAAAAACCTTTCCCCCGGCAAGGAATTCAACTATTCCTTACCGGGCCTCGGCGCAACCTGGACCGCGAAGGCCCTGCCCGGCCCCTCGCAGGAGTTTTCTTTCGCCGCCTTCGGCGATTCCGGAACCGCCAGCCGGGCCCAGAAGAAGATCGCCGCGATCATCAAGGTTTTCGACCCCGAACTGGTCCTTCATTTGGGCGACATCATCTACCCCAAGGGCGACCCGCGCGACTACGACCCCAAGTACTTCGACATATACGGAGAAACCTTGTCCCGCATCCCCTTCTTCCCCGCCATCGGCAACCATGACTACGGCTTTCGAAACGGGGCCCTGGCCCAGCAGCGCTTCGAGGAAGTCTACAACCGGATTTTCCGCCGGCTCAAATATTACTCCTTCGATGCCGGGGACGCCCATTTCGTGTCGCTCGACACCAACAAGGCCTTCGGCAACGAGGCCGCCGCCCCCTTCGGCCCGGGAAGCGAGCAGCGCGCATGGCTAGAGAAAGATTTGGCCAAGTCCAAGGCCAAGTGGAAAATCGTCTTCATGCACGTGCCGGCGTATTCCACGGTGCGCGGCTTGGGAAACAGCGACAGCGTCCGGGACGCCCTGGCCCCGATCTTCGAGAGATACCGGGTGGACCTCGTCCTGGCCGGTCATGTCCACGTCTACGAGAGGAGCCGCCCCATCAACGGCGTGGTCTACGTCAACGCCGGCACGGGCGGGGCCGAGCTCACCTACTCCGATGAGCATGCCGAGTGGCAGGAGAAGCTCATCCTGCGCTACGGACTGGCGCTGGTCAAGGTCAAGGCCTCGGCCCTGGAGCTCAGCTTCATCGACGAGGACGGCAGGATCCGCGACTCCGTCCTCATTTCACGAGAGCGCACGGCCGCGCTCAAGAGAAGCCGCGAGAGCGCCGTCAAGGTCCAGAAAATCATGGAACGCTTGCGAAACATCTTTCTGCCTCCCCTGAAACCGCCCCGTTATTGA